The uncultured Trichococcus sp. DNA segment CAGGCGCTACGCGGAACCTTTCGCCGAAAGTTTTTCGCAGGACGGATTGGGAGGCCTTTTTGCCAAGCATACGGGTACAGAAGATGGGCCGACCATTTTGTTGGCGGGGCACTTGGATGAAGTGGGTTTCATGGTCACGAGCATTACCGAGAAGGGTTTCATCAAATTCCAAACTTTGGGTGGTTGGTGGAATCAGGTCATGCTGGCCCAGCAAGTGGAAATAACCAACTCAAAAGGCGAGCGCTGCCACGGTGTCATCGGCTGCAAGCCGCCGCATGTCCTGACGCCGGAAGCGCGCAAAAAGCCCTATGAAATCAAAGATATGTTCATAGACATAGGCGCTTCTTCGAAAGAACAAGTAGCGGAATGGGGCATCAAACCCGGCGATATGATCACGCCGTACATTTCCTTCAAACGCATGAACGATTCCAAATTCCTGTTGGCGAAAGCTTGGGACAACCGGATCGGACTGGCGGTTGCACTGAAAGTGTTGGAAAATGTCGCAAAGGCCGGGCATCCGAATGCGATCTTCAGCGGCGGGAATGTTCAGGAGGAAGTGGGTCTGCGCGGTGCGAAGACGGCCACGCATATGATCCGTCCGGACATCGCGTTCGCTTTGGATACAGGAACTGCCGGGGATACGCCGGGAATGACGCCTCAAGAAGCGGATTCCGAATTAGGCAAAGGGCCGCAATTATTGATATATGATGCGTCGATGATCCCGCACCGTGGCTTGCGCGACTTCATTGTCGGCGTTGCCGAAGAATGCGAAATTCCATTCCAGTATACGGTCATTACAGGCGGCGGCACGGATGCAGGAGCCCAGCATCAGAGCCTGGATGGCATTCCTTCCTTTGCGGTCACGGTGCCGGTGCGTTACCTGCATTCGCACACGTCCATGATCCATGAGGACGACTATCTGAATGCGGTCAAATTGGTCACGGAATTAGTCAAACGCTTGGATGCCGAAACAGTCAAGCAGATCCGTGAAAACGTCTAAATCACGAACAGCATAAATATCTGTCGAAAAATATCCACATATTTTCGTTGGCGGATGGAGTAAGATATAGATAGCGATAAAGCAGGCGGCAAGAAAACAAGAGGAGGGGATGGAAGGGTGGAGAAGATGAAAAGACGTATCGCGATCATCGGCGGCGGGCTCAGGGGGTTGACAGCCGCTTATGAAATCGATAAAGCCATCCGGGAACAAAACCTTCCGTTTGAGTATGTTGTTCTGGAGGAACGAGCCTCTGTCGGCGGTATGATCCATACGATTGATATGGACGGTTATGCGATTGATGTGGGAGCATCAGCTTTCGATTCAAGGCGGGCGGACATTTCCGGTTTTCTGCAGGAGCTGGGCTTGGAAAATGAAAAGCAATCCAGCCGAGGTGGGAAATTGGTGCTGTTCGATGGCAATGCGGTCATCGATGACGTTATGCCTACCTACCACGGCATGCCGCTTTTTCCTAACGATATTTGGCAGGCCAATGGATTGACCTTGGATGCCAAGCTTCGAGCATTCATGAACAGTATTTTTCTGTCCAATAGCCTGCATGAGAACCCTGAGTATTCAACCGACAATTTTTTGGAATTGCGTTTGGGCCGGGAAGTGGTCGATTATATGGCCGAGCCCTACTATCCGGATAACGTCTATGGCTCTATGGAATTGATGCCCGTGAAATTATTCGATGAAAATTTGGTGACCATTTATGGGAAAGCGCATATCGGAAAGCGCAATAAAGAGCAGCTGATGCGTTTTGCGGATGGCTCCGGCCAGGAGTATACCTTCAAGGGAGGTTTGGCAACCTTAACCAAGCGTCTGGCCCAACATTCGGAGGGCCATCTATATGTGAATCAGAAAGTGAAATCGTTGAACAGCGTGTCGGAGGACCTGCTGTTGATTGAATTGAACGGACGTGAATCCATGCGTGCTGGATGTGTTGTTGTCACAACAAACCCCCAGGAATCACTTGTTTTTTTGGATGGCCTCCCTGGTGAAGTTGCTATCCCGAAAGCCCACAGCACAAGTGTCGGCACCGTTTTTTTCAAAATAAACAAAACGTCAGTCAAAAACCTTCCTGAAGGTCAAGGGTTTGTGATTCCGCGGAGAAGTTCCTTTCACAGCGCCAAGGTTGTCGTTCTGAACAACAAGTGGCCGCTGCTTGAGCAAGCGGAATATTATTACGTGCTTGTGGAATTCGGCAGACGTTTGGAAGAAACCTTGATAGAATTAGCCGATGATCTCGTAATGGATATCATCAAGAATGAAGTGAAGGAAATTTTGGCTTTGACTGAAGAGCCTTTGCAGGTTACTTTTTATCGTTGGGAAAAGGCGGTACCGCATTTCAGTCTGCAGCAAAGACAAGAGATGTTGGATGAAGGCTACCCGGTCAATAAAGAGTATGCAAAAAGAGGCATTTTTGTCGGGGGAAATGGAATCGCTGGATATGGAATGGAAAATGCCATCATTGAGGGCAAGCGCTTGGCTGACGAGGCAATCCGTTTCATGAAAAAAATGGAAGAAAACGATACTCCGAATGCGTAATGGAACAGTTCGACCATCTGTATTTTTACAGAGCGGGTCGGACTGCTTTTTGTTTCAAGTAGTCTTTGTTTTTGTTTGGTGTTATAATGAATTTATTAATGCATAACTGTTATTATTTAGAATGAAAACTGTTTCTTTTTGCTGCCGTGAAAGAGTTTGCCGTTGAGGATGACTAAAGGCATGTTATAATCTGATTAGGATTCTTTGCTTATCATGTATTGGATTGGAGGATGTTTAATGGAATTGACTATTTTGGGCTGCATGGGCGGCTATCCTACAAAAGATGTCGGTACGACGGCTTATCTGCTGACGTCGGATGATTTCAGACTGCTGATCGACGTAGGCAGCAATGCTTTATTGTCGTTGGAGCACCATCTGGACCCGTTGGATTTGGATGCGCTCATCCTTACGCATTACCACGCGGATCATATTGCGGACTTGGGGGTCCTGCAGTATACTTTTCAGCTGAAGGAACCTGCTGAGGGCAAGTCGAAAAAAATACTGCCGATATACGGTCATACTGAATCGGAATTCTTCCGCTTGTTGGCGATGCCTGGAGTGAGTGATGGGATTGCTTATGCTCCGGAGGAAATCTTGGAATTGGGGCCATTCCGGATCCGATTTTTGAAAACCATCCATCCGGTTCCGTGCTATGCGTTGCGGATCGAAGAGACCGCAACCGGAAAGGTCTTCGTATTCGGAGCGGATTCAGCCTATTTGGCGGCATTCGTGCCTTTTGTGAAAGATGCAGACCTGTTCTTGGCTGATGCGAACCTGTTCAACGGCAACGAGCGACACCATGCGCATATGACGGCAGGCGAAGTTGGGGTGATAGCCGAAGCGGCTGCCGTCAAACAGCTGGTCCTGACGCATTTGCCGCAAAAAGGTGAACTGTCCGTCCTGCTGGATCAAGCGAAAGAGGCTGCGCCATCCGTGTCCGTCACGCTTGCCGAAAAAGATCGGATCATCACTATCTGATCGCACCAACCGAAACGAAACGACAAATCGAATGAAGAATGGGAGAGGAATAGGCATATGTATTTTGTAGATAATCAAGGACAGTTGGATCCCAGCGTCAATATTGCATTGGAGACATTTTTATTGAAGGAAAAAATCTTGGATGAACCGATTCTGTTGTTCTATATCAATGAACCATCGATCATCATCGGCCGCAATCAGAATACGATCGAAGAAATCAATGCGGATTATGTCGAAGCGAATAAGATACACATTGTCCGCCGCATGTCCGGGGGCGGCGCAGTGTACCACGATCTGGGGAACTTTTCTTTCTGCTTCATCACGAAGGACGACGGTGATTCATTCCGCGATTTCGGAAAATTCACAAAGCCGGTCATTTCCTTTTTGCATAGCGTAGGCGTCAAGGAAGCTGAATTAAAAGGAAGAAACGATCTGGTCATCGGCGATAAGAAATTCTCGGGGAATGCCATGTATGCGACAAACGGAAGGATGACCGCCCACGGGACGATCCTTTTCGACTCCGATTTGGATGCGGTAACCAGCGCGTTGAAGCCACGCAAAGAGAAAATCGAGTCGAAAGGCATCAAGTCGATCCGCAGCCGCGTGACCAACATCAAACCTTTTGTCGATGAGGCTTATCAAAATCTGACTACTGAAGAATTCCGTGACTTGATGCTGCTGTCGATTTTTAATGTCGAGAAGCGTGAAGACGTGAAAGAGTACCATTTGACCGATGAGGATTGGAAACGCGTTTATGAAATCCGCGAAGAGTACTTCGGCAACTGGGATTGGAATTACGGCAAATCACCTAAATTCGAAATCCAAAAACATCATCGTTTCCCAATCGGATCCATTGAAGTCCGCTTGAACGTTGAAGAGGGGCATATCCAACAGCTTAAGATTTTCGGGGATTTCTTTGGGTTGGGTGAAATCAAGGATGTTGAGGATGCTTTTGTCGGCGTGAAATATGCCAAAGAGGATATACTGGCCAAATTGAATGAACTTGACATCAAGAAATACTTCGGTAATGTGACAGCGGAAGAATTGCTTGAAGAATTGTACTGATAAAAAAGAGAAGCTCCGCAATATTTGCGGAGCTTCTCTTTTTACATAAGGGCTAAACCAACCCGTTCAGCATTTATTGTTATCTGTGGAGGCCGATTGCTGTTTCCATGCGTTTCAGGGTTTCGGAGGCGACGGCATTCGCTTGTTTCGCGCCTGCATCCAAAATGTCATCCAATTCTTTGGAACTCAATAGCTCGTAATAACGATTCTGCATCGGTTCCAATTCGGCGATGATGGCGTCCGCCAATTTTTCTTTGAAATTGCCGTAGCCTGAACCAGCAAATTCAGCAACCAATTCATCGATCGATTTATCGGTGAAGGCCGAGAAAATCGTCAACAAGTTCGAGATGCCAGGTTTGTTTTCTTTGTCATATTCGATTATGCCGCTTGAGTCGGTGACGGCACTCTTGATTTTTTTGCGGATGACTTTTGGCTCATCCAGCAAGGAAATGTACCCTTTGGTATTCTTGTCGGATTTGCTCATTTTGCTGGTAGGGTCTTGGATGCTCATGATCCGTCCGCCGTCTTCCGGAATCATCGGTTCCGGCATCGATAGGATTTTTTTGCCTTTTCCATACTTGTTGTTGAAACGCTGTACAAAATCCCTTGTCAATTCCATGTGCTGCTTCTGATCTTCGCCGACAGGGACGAAATCCGTATTATAGAGGACGATATCCGCTACCATCAAAGGAGGGTAAGTCAGCAATCCGGCCGAAACCGTCTCTTGTTTGGAAGATTTGTCTTTGAATTGGGTCATTCGCTCCAATTCGCCCAAGTAGGTGTTGCATTGGACGATCCAAGCGGCTTGCGCATGGGCAGGGACTTCCGATTGGATGAAGATGGTTGATTTGTTCGGATCGATTCCCAGCGCCAAATAAAGAGCCGCCAAGCCGCGTGTCCTTTCGGTCAAAGTGGCTGGATCTTGTGGAACGGTGATCGCATGCTGGTTTACGATGCAATAGGTGCAGTCATAATCTTCTTGACGCTGCACGAATTGTTTCATCGCTCCGATATAGTTCCCGATAGTCGGGATACCGCTGGGCTGAACGCCGGAAAATATTTTCTTTTTCATAAATGCCTCCTAGGTTAAGTACGTCACTTTTTATTATAACGCAAAACCGAATTGTATTCACGATTTTATTCGAATGCGCAAAGTCGGATGATTGCGAAGGAAATGGAAGCGTTTTTAAAATTTAGACTGAATTCGGAAAAAAATAATTATCAAACGATATTTATTATAAATTATAAAACTTCGCAAATGAGATGCGGGGGGTGAAAACGCCGTTAAATAAGGTTTTCACAAACTGTTCACTGACTATAAAAAAGTGTAAATGTGTCGTAAATGTGACAGAAATTCACAAAGCCCTTAAAAAAAGGATAGCTATTGTGCCTGGATTGGTTTATAATAAGAATTGTAAGTGATTCACAAACAAAACTTACGAATAAAGGAGAGATCAGAGATGGTAACATTATATACTTCCCCAAGTTGTACCTCATGTCGCAAGGCACGTGCATGGCTAGAAGAAAATAACATCCCTTATACTGAAAGGAATATATTCTCCGAACCTTTGACGGAAATTGAAATCAAAAGCATACTGAAAATGACTGAAGAAGGTACTGAGGAAATTATTTCCACTCGATCCAAAGCATTCCAAGAACTGAACATCGACTTAGACGATTTACCTTTAAATACATTATTCACTTTGATCGAGGATAATCCCGGCCTATTGCGTCGTCCGATCATTCTGGACGAAAAACGTTTGCAAGTGGGATACAACGAAGACGAAATCCGTCGTTTCTTGCCGAGGGAAGTCCGTGCGTTGGAATTACAAAGAGCACAAAGATTGGCAAACTTCTAGTCAACAGCAATTAAACAGGATACAGCAGACAAGTGCACCGGACAAACGGCTGTACTTGTCTTTTTTTGATAGCTCAACTTGACCGTTTTGACAAGGGAGCAACGCTCAGATGAGAAAACAAATGAGAAGTTGAAAGATTTTGTGCTTTTGTCTTTACATTTTTGCGATTTGATTTACAATGGGTATAAGAAAAATAGGGAAAGAAAAGTGGGGTGAAGCATGATGGAAATGGAAAACATCAACGAAAACACAATTCGCGTTTTGATTGAGAATTCTGATTTAGAGGAAAGAGGCATTACCTTTCTGGATTTATTAGGAAATCAAAAGCAAATCGAGAGCTTTTTCTACAGCATCCTCGAGGAAGTCGATGTCGATAATCAATTTCATGAATCAGATGCAATTACTTTCCAAGTGCTGCCTAATGGAAACGGGTTAGAGTTATTCATCAGCAAAGGGATGAATAATGAAGACGACTTCGATATGGCGAATGGCTCCAATCAATTGGAGCATGTAGTGGATTACATCAAAAAACAGACAAAGAGTTTCAATGAGCGTGATAAAACGGATGCTGCATCTGAAGAAGATGATATGGCACCTTTGGAAGTCGTATTCAAATTCCAGAGTTTTGACGACTTCTTGGAGCTTGCAAAACGGATGTTTTTGGAGAGCGGCGTATCTTCGCTTTACTACTATGATAATCAATATTATTTGGCGGTTGTCTATTTCATCGATGAGATGACGGAAACGAATATCGACAATGAAATTTTTAAAGCCTTGGAATTTGCTGAGGAATCGGATATCGCTGTTGAGATTTTGGGCGAATACGGTAAGCTGATCATACAGGACAACGCACTGGAATCAGCCAGACACTACTTTAAATAATCTGATCCGACCCCGAAAAGGGTCGGATTTTTTCTTTCTTTTTTGCGGATATTATGGGAAACAGACAGAAAGGGCGGTTGCTTATGCTGATCGCTAGAAATGCAAATGGGGAACTGGTTCAGGCTTACCAAGCCTCAAAACAAAAAGACAAAAAGGGTGAGGGGTATTATTGTCCGGCCTGCAAAGGGAAGTTGGTGCTGAAAAAAGGGAACATCATGATTGCGCATTTTGCTCATCAGCAACATGCTGATTGTGACGTTTTTTCGGAAGGCGAAACGCTTCCCCACCTGAAGGGAAAACAGCTGCTTCTGGAGAAATTCAAGGGTGAAGGGTTCGAAGTCATATTGGAGTGTTGGCTTCCGGAACTGCAGCAACGACCGGATCTCCTGCTAGTTCTTGAGGACGGAATGAAGGTTGCGGTGGAGTACCAATGCAGTCCGATCGCTCCTGCCGCTCTTTTGGCAAGGACGCAAGGGTACCAAAATTTTGGCTATGAAGTATGGTGGATTTGTGGGGTGAACTATCAACCGGGCGGCATCAAAATGACGCAGTCCATCTATCAATTCTTGAAGCATTCCGTCGCACTTGGGAGTTGGATCGGTATTCTGGATACCCAGACGGAAGAAATTGCCATCTATCACCACCTCAAGTTGGGCAGTGATGATCGATTCCGCTTTGGGATAAAGGAGATTCCTTTGGATGAACTCAAGCTTGCTTCCCTGGAAAGTCTCTATAGGCAGGGGTGTTTGCCTGGCGCGGCCGACTTGCTGCCGCCTTCTGCCGGGAGAACCATTGACCGCAAGCATATGCAGGCGAAGGACATCAATCTATTGCGTTATCGCACCGATCCGGAGCACCGGAAATTCCTGCTGGCGGTCTATCTCGATCGGAAGGATCTGTACCATTTGCCGGCATTCCTGTTCGAATTGCCTTGCCGAACTTTAGCCATCCTTACACCTGCATATATCTGGCGCTATTATCTTCTCCGGGATTTCAGCAATCCGGAAACGGCAAAGCCGCTCACCAAAAGAAATCTGCTGGGTTGGCTTTCGAAATGCTCACGCACGCATGCGATCCGGATGCGGGTGTCGATGGAGTCGGATAAAGAGGCTTTATGGGAACCGCTGCTCCATTTCATGATGCGATTGGTCGAGG contains these protein-coding regions:
- a CDS encoding M42 family metallopeptidase; this encodes MEEKELQMLIDLTDARGVPGNEGEVREVFRRYAEPFAESFSQDGLGGLFAKHTGTEDGPTILLAGHLDEVGFMVTSITEKGFIKFQTLGGWWNQVMLAQQVEITNSKGERCHGVIGCKPPHVLTPEARKKPYEIKDMFIDIGASSKEQVAEWGIKPGDMITPYISFKRMNDSKFLLAKAWDNRIGLAVALKVLENVAKAGHPNAIFSGGNVQEEVGLRGAKTATHMIRPDIAFALDTGTAGDTPGMTPQEADSELGKGPQLLIYDASMIPHRGLRDFIVGVAEECEIPFQYTVITGGGTDAGAQHQSLDGIPSFAVTVPVRYLHSHTSMIHEDDYLNAVKLVTELVKRLDAETVKQIRENV
- the hemG gene encoding protoporphyrinogen oxidase; this translates as MKRRIAIIGGGLRGLTAAYEIDKAIREQNLPFEYVVLEERASVGGMIHTIDMDGYAIDVGASAFDSRRADISGFLQELGLENEKQSSRGGKLVLFDGNAVIDDVMPTYHGMPLFPNDIWQANGLTLDAKLRAFMNSIFLSNSLHENPEYSTDNFLELRLGREVVDYMAEPYYPDNVYGSMELMPVKLFDENLVTIYGKAHIGKRNKEQLMRFADGSGQEYTFKGGLATLTKRLAQHSEGHLYVNQKVKSLNSVSEDLLLIELNGRESMRAGCVVVTTNPQESLVFLDGLPGEVAIPKAHSTSVGTVFFKINKTSVKNLPEGQGFVIPRRSSFHSAKVVVLNNKWPLLEQAEYYYVLVEFGRRLEETLIELADDLVMDIIKNEVKEILALTEEPLQVTFYRWEKAVPHFSLQQRQEMLDEGYPVNKEYAKRGIFVGGNGIAGYGMENAIIEGKRLADEAIRFMKKMEENDTPNA
- a CDS encoding MBL fold metallo-hydrolase, whose amino-acid sequence is MELTILGCMGGYPTKDVGTTAYLLTSDDFRLLIDVGSNALLSLEHHLDPLDLDALILTHYHADHIADLGVLQYTFQLKEPAEGKSKKILPIYGHTESEFFRLLAMPGVSDGIAYAPEEILELGPFRIRFLKTIHPVPCYALRIEETATGKVFVFGADSAYLAAFVPFVKDADLFLADANLFNGNERHHAHMTAGEVGVIAEAAAVKQLVLTHLPQKGELSVLLDQAKEAAPSVSVTLAEKDRIITI
- a CDS encoding lipoate--protein ligase; the encoded protein is MYFVDNQGQLDPSVNIALETFLLKEKILDEPILLFYINEPSIIIGRNQNTIEEINADYVEANKIHIVRRMSGGGAVYHDLGNFSFCFITKDDGDSFRDFGKFTKPVISFLHSVGVKEAELKGRNDLVIGDKKFSGNAMYATNGRMTAHGTILFDSDLDAVTSALKPRKEKIESKGIKSIRSRVTNIKPFVDEAYQNLTTEEFRDLMLLSIFNVEKREDVKEYHLTDEDWKRVYEIREEYFGNWDWNYGKSPKFEIQKHHRFPIGSIEVRLNVEEGHIQQLKIFGDFFGLGEIKDVEDAFVGVKYAKEDILAKLNELDIKKYFGNVTAEELLEELY
- the trpS gene encoding tryptophan--tRNA ligase — encoded protein: MKKKIFSGVQPSGIPTIGNYIGAMKQFVQRQEDYDCTYCIVNQHAITVPQDPATLTERTRGLAALYLALGIDPNKSTIFIQSEVPAHAQAAWIVQCNTYLGELERMTQFKDKSSKQETVSAGLLTYPPLMVADIVLYNTDFVPVGEDQKQHMELTRDFVQRFNNKYGKGKKILSMPEPMIPEDGGRIMSIQDPTSKMSKSDKNTKGYISLLDEPKVIRKKIKSAVTDSSGIIEYDKENKPGISNLLTIFSAFTDKSIDELVAEFAGSGYGNFKEKLADAIIAELEPMQNRYYELLSSKELDDILDAGAKQANAVASETLKRMETAIGLHR
- the spxA gene encoding transcriptional regulator SpxA, with amino-acid sequence MVTLYTSPSCTSCRKARAWLEENNIPYTERNIFSEPLTEIEIKSILKMTEEGTEEIISTRSKAFQELNIDLDDLPLNTLFTLIEDNPGLLRRPIILDEKRLQVGYNEDEIRRFLPREVRALELQRAQRLANF
- a CDS encoding adaptor protein MecA, with translation MEMENINENTIRVLIENSDLEERGITFLDLLGNQKQIESFFYSILEEVDVDNQFHESDAITFQVLPNGNGLELFISKGMNNEDDFDMANGSNQLEHVVDYIKKQTKSFNERDKTDAASEEDDMAPLEVVFKFQSFDDFLELAKRMFLESGVSSLYYYDNQYYLAVVYFIDEMTETNIDNEIFKALEFAEESDIAVEILGEYGKLIIQDNALESARHYFK
- a CDS encoding competence protein CoiA family protein, encoding MLIARNANGELVQAYQASKQKDKKGEGYYCPACKGKLVLKKGNIMIAHFAHQQHADCDVFSEGETLPHLKGKQLLLEKFKGEGFEVILECWLPELQQRPDLLLVLEDGMKVAVEYQCSPIAPAALLARTQGYQNFGYEVWWICGVNYQPGGIKMTQSIYQFLKHSVALGSWIGILDTQTEEIAIYHHLKLGSDDRFRFGIKEIPLDELKLASLESLYRQGCLPGAADLLPPSAGRTIDRKHMQAKDINLLRYRTDPEHRKFLLAVYLDRKDLYHLPAFLFELPCRTLAILTPAYIWRYYLLRDFSNPETAKPLTKRNLLGWLSKCSRTHAIRMRVSMESDKEALWEPLLHFMMRLVEDGYAAAIGREEWVLLSAPLEGKMDIHHSCLG